Within Henriciella litoralis, the genomic segment AATCAGGTGATGCTCGGCTGGGTGCTGGCGGCGGACGAGGATACGCGCACGCTGCTGCGGCTGACGGCGCTGACCCGCCTGCCCGACCTCGATCTCAACAGCGCGCCTGTGCAGGAGACGCTCAATTTGATGTCGGACAAGGATGTCGCCATCGACCCGACGCTCGCCATCCATGAAGCGCTGCTTCTCTCGCGCAATGGCACGACGCAGGCAGGCGTTGTCGACTATATCGACAATATGCCGATTGGCGTACAGCGCGGGGCGAAACAGGCCTGGTCCAACATCGAAACACCGGAAGATGACGCGGCCTATGCAGGCGCGTTCGAGCAGATCATGGACACGGTCGAGATGATGCGCGATCGCGGCATCTTCATCCTGTTCGGCACCGATATGGGCGGCGCGTTCACGCTTCACCGCGAGCTGGAGCTTTACGAGAAAATCGGCTTCACCCGCGGCGAGGTGCTGAGCCGTGCGACACTGGAAGCGGCAGACTATGTCGGCCTTGGCGAGGATATCGGCTCCATCGAGCCCGGCAAATATGCTGACTTCTTCCTGGTGCCGGGCAATCCGCTGGATGATCTGAAGGCCATCAAGACAATCCGCATGGTGATGAAGGATGGCGTCGCCTACTTCCCGAGCGAGATTCATCCGGCTTTCGGCATTGAGCCGTTTACCGACATTCCGGACGTCATCGCGCCTGCCGATGAGTGAGGCGAGCGAGGGCAGCACGCCGGAGGGCATCCGCATCTATGTCGATGCAGATGCCTGTCCGGTGAAGGATGAGGTCTACAAGGTGGCGCTGCGACATCAATTGCCGGTCTTTGTCGTGGCCAACAGCTTCATGCGGGTGCCGGCGCATGCGCTGTTCACGCGCATCACCGTGGCCGATGGGCCGGATGTCGCCGACGACTGGATCGCCGAGCGGGCGGACGCGGCGTCTATCGTGATTACATCGGACATCCTGCTGGCGCAGCGATGCATTGAGACTAGCGCGCGCGTGATGTCGCCCAAGGGTAAGGCGTTCACCGAGAACTCCATCGGCCAGCAGGTCGCGACGCGCGCGATCATGGAGGGCTTGCGCTCAACCGGCGAGCAGACGAGCGGGCCTGCAGCGTTCAAGCCGGCAGACCGGTCTAACTTCCTGTCGGCGCTGGAAGTTGAGGTGCAGAAGCTGAAGCGAGGGCGTTAGGTGAATACGGTATCTGAGCCACGCTCGATGAACTTTGTAGACTGACTTTTCGACGCATAGCTACGTCAGCGATTCCCAGAAAGGCCGGATCGGCATCGCCCTAATCCATAGCGTTTCGGAGCGCGTTTTCGAATTTGGCTATCTGCGGTACTGCGATCCCCTGTGCGCGCAACTCATAGTACAGATATCCAAGATGAAGTGAGTTGGTGCGCAGCCCGAACCTACCCCCCGACTTTGCGAAGATGGTGAAGTATTGACCCAGAACCGTCAGCTTCGCACACTCAATGTCAGGCCACTCAAGCTTTATTCGTCTCCCGGACCAACGCCGAATAACAATTCCGTCGGACTGGATATCAGCCCCCGGCCCGTACATTGAATAAGCGGTAAGAACCGCAAAAGGCGTCGTAAAACCGAACCCGAGCAACCAGATTATTGGATTCCAGAATTCCGTCATCGCCGCGAGCCAAACCGGAACGCCGAATGCAACCGCGAGAACCAAACATCCAGTTCGTGATGAGCGTATTTCATCAGCGCTCAGCCGAAAGAGCCGGTTTAAACCCTCGTTTATTACTACGGGCACAATTCCGAAATAAGCTCCAACCCCAACAAGGAATGCCAGATGTTGCCAATCCCAGTTCATTGCAATGGCGCCCGCATCAGGTTCGGATCAAGCTCTGAAATCTTCGTTGCGCCGAGGAGCGCCATGGTGCGGCGCAGCTCGTCTTCCATGATTGTGAGCGCGCGCAGAACGCCGGCTTCCCCGCCAGCGCCAAGGCCGTAGAGCGAGGCGCGGCCGAGGGCGACGCCGGTGGCCCCGCGCATCAGGAGCTTGGCGACATGGCTGCCTCGGCGCACGCCGCCATCCGCGATGATGTCTGCTCGTCCGCCTACAGCCTCGACGATTTCCGGCAGCAAGTCGATTACCGGGACGGACGTGTCGAGCTGGCGCCCACCATGATTGGAGACCCAGACCGTGTCCGCGCCAACATCAATGGCGCGCTTTACGTCCTCGCCGCGCGAAATGCCCTTGATGGCAAAGCCCGGCCCCCAGAACTCGCGCATCCATTCGACATCGCTCCACGTCACCCCGCGGGAGAATTGCGAGTTTACGAAACCGACGAGGCCGCCCTGATCCTGCACCCGCGCCAGCTCCTTGAAGTTTGCGACTTCAATCTTGCCGCCGCTCACCAGATCCCATGCCCAGCGGGGCTTGGTTATGGTCTGGCGGGCGAGCGAGAGGCTAGGCCTGGGTGGCAGGGAGAACTGGTTGCGGGGGTCACGTTCACGATTGCCGGGGACAGGCAGATCGACCGTCAGGATACAGCCGGTAAAGCCCGCCTCTTTCGCCCGGGCGAGGAAGTTGCGGACGAGCTCCTTGTCGCGCCAGACATAGATCTGCACCCATTTCGGGCCGGAGGTGGCCTTTGCGATATCTTCCAGCGTGTGCGAAGCGAGCGTCGAGCAGGCATAGATGACGCCCGCCTTTTCAGCCGCGCCCGCCATGGCAAGCTCGCCTTTTGCGGGATGGAAGAGGCGCGTGGAGGCTGTCGGCGAAATGAAGAAGGGGAGCGTCGTGTCCTGCCCCATAATCGTGGTGGACGTGTCGATGTGCGAGACATCGAGCAATGATCGCCACGTCATCTGGTAGTCGTCAAAACGGCTGACCGAATGCTTCAGCGTCACCTCATCATCGGCGCCGCCATCGATATAGTCGAACACCATGCGCGGCAGGCGCGCCTTCGCCATCTTGCGCAGATCATTGATGTTTATAGCGCGCGCCAGCTTCATTTGAGGGGCTCCGTAAGTTCCAAAACACCAGCTTGCAGGCACCTTAGACCAGCTCGGCAA encodes:
- a CDS encoding YaiI/YqxD family protein; the encoded protein is MSEASEGSTPEGIRIYVDADACPVKDEVYKVALRHQLPVFVVANSFMRVPAHALFTRITVADGPDVADDWIAERADAASIVITSDILLAQRCIETSARVMSPKGKAFTENSIGQQVATRAIMEGLRSTGEQTSGPAAFKPADRSNFLSALEVEVQKLKRGR
- a CDS encoding alpha-hydroxy acid oxidase, with protein sequence MKLARAININDLRKMAKARLPRMVFDYIDGGADDEVTLKHSVSRFDDYQMTWRSLLDVSHIDTSTTIMGQDTTLPFFISPTASTRLFHPAKGELAMAGAAEKAGVIYACSTLASHTLEDIAKATSGPKWVQIYVWRDKELVRNFLARAKEAGFTGCILTVDLPVPGNRERDPRNQFSLPPRPSLSLARQTITKPRWAWDLVSGGKIEVANFKELARVQDQGGLVGFVNSQFSRGVTWSDVEWMREFWGPGFAIKGISRGEDVKRAIDVGADTVWVSNHGGRQLDTSVPVIDLLPEIVEAVGGRADIIADGGVRRGSHVAKLLMRGATGVALGRASLYGLGAGGEAGVLRALTIMEDELRRTMALLGATKISELDPNLMRAPLQ